Below is a window of Streptomyces sp. NBC_01429 DNA.
GCCGGCTGATGTGGCCGATCCGCGACATCTCCGGCGAGGTCGTCGGCTTCGGCGCGCGCAAGCTCCGCGACGACGACAACGGCCCGAAGTATCTGAACACGCCCGAGACCGCGATCTACAAGAAGTCCCAGGTGCTGTACGGGGTCGATCTGGCGAAGAAGGACATCGCCAAGTCCAGCCGGGCCGTCGTCGTCGAGGGGTACACCGACGTGATGGCCTGCCATCTGGCCGGGGTCACCACCGCCATCGCCACCTGTGGCACGGCCTTCGGCGGCGACCACATCAAGATCCTGCGCCGGCTGCTCATGGACAACGGCAGCGCCCGGGTGATCTTCACCTTCGACGGGGACGCGGCGGGCCAGAAGGCCGCGCTGCGCGCCTTCGAGGACGACCAGAAGTTCGCCGCCGAGACCTATATCGCCATCGCCCCCGACGGCATGGACCCCTGCGAGCTGCGGCTCGCCAAGGGCGACCAGTCCGTCGTGGACCTGGCGCAACCGCGCACGCCGCTCTTCGAGTTCGCCATCCGCCAGATCGTCTCCCGGTACGACCTGGAGACCCCGGCCGGCCGGGCGGCGGCGCTGGACGAGGCCGCGCCGATCGTCGCCAGGATCAAGAACGGCTCCTCGCAGCACGAGGTGGCGGTCCAGCTCGCCGGCATCCTCGGCATCCTCGACACCCAGTTCGTGGTCAAGCGCGTCGCCCAGGTGGCGCGCTGGGCGCGCGACCGGGGCGGCCGGGGCCCGTCGGCCGGCCCCGAGCAGCGGGGGCGCCAGTCGTACGAGGCGGAGGCGCGGCAGGCGCCCTCCGGTCCCGCGCTCACCCTGCGCAGCCCCGCCCACCGCACCGAGCGCGAGCTGCTGAAGCTCGCGCTCCAGCGCCCCGAGCTGGTCTCCCCGGCCTTCGACGCCTATGGCGAGGACGAGTTCACCGCCCCGCCGTACACCGCCGTGCGCCGCGCCATCGAGGAGGCGGGCGGCGCCGAGTCGGGTCTCCAGTCCGCGCCCGAGTATCTCGCCAGGGTCCGCGAGGCCGCGCCGAACGACCAGGTGCGCGCCATGGTCACCGAGCTGGCGGTGGAGGTCTTCCGGGGCAAGACCATCGACGAGATCTACGCGGGACAGCAGCTCGTCCAGGTCCGGCTGCGCGCGGTGGACCGCCGTATCCAGGACATCACCGGCACCCTCACCCGGCTGGGCAACCAGGCCGACCCGGACCACTACGCGGCCGTGCAGAAGGATCTGTGGATTCTCCAGCAGTACGGTCAGGCCCTCCGCAACACCGGCGCCGACGCGCTCTAGAGCTTCCGGCGTCCGCGCCATCGGCCCGCAGGACATCCGGGAACGCCCGGGAACGCCCGG
It encodes the following:
- the dnaG gene encoding DNA primase, which translates into the protein MAGRINDDDVKAVRDAVPIDAVVSEYLQLRSAGGGNLKGLCPFHDEKSPSFQVSPSKGLFHCFGCQEGGDTIAFVMKIDHLSFSETVERLAAQAGITLRYEEGGYNPSSQRGERTRLVEAHKIAARFYVEQLAGDEAEIGRRFLAERGFDQAAAEHFGVGYSPVGWDHLTRFLRGQGFSDKELLLSGLSQDGRRGPIDRFRGRLMWPIRDISGEVVGFGARKLRDDDNGPKYLNTPETAIYKKSQVLYGVDLAKKDIAKSSRAVVVEGYTDVMACHLAGVTTAIATCGTAFGGDHIKILRRLLMDNGSARVIFTFDGDAAGQKAALRAFEDDQKFAAETYIAIAPDGMDPCELRLAKGDQSVVDLAQPRTPLFEFAIRQIVSRYDLETPAGRAAALDEAAPIVARIKNGSSQHEVAVQLAGILGILDTQFVVKRVAQVARWARDRGGRGPSAGPEQRGRQSYEAEARQAPSGPALTLRSPAHRTERELLKLALQRPELVSPAFDAYGEDEFTAPPYTAVRRAIEEAGGAESGLQSAPEYLARVREAAPNDQVRAMVTELAVEVFRGKTIDEIYAGQQLVQVRLRAVDRRIQDITGTLTRLGNQADPDHYAAVQKDLWILQQYGQALRNTGADAL